The following proteins are encoded in a genomic region of Burkholderia cepacia:
- the poxB gene encoding ubiquinone-dependent pyruvate dehydrogenase, whose translation MARQTMAEYLAKTLAAAGVERIWGVTGDSLNGLSFSLSQIGSIRWMHTRHEESAAFAAGADAASTGRLAVCAGSCGPGNLHLINGLYDCHRNHQPVLAIAAHIPSTEIGLGYFQETHPQELFRECSHFAELVTNASQFPRVLARAMRTAIDERGVAVIVLPGDIALGDGPEELPAWSEAAPPSILPADADLDRLAALLNASDAVTLLCGSGTQGAHDEVVALADTLGAPVVHALRGKQFVEWDNPFDVGMTGLIGFSSGYHAMESCDTLLMLGTDFPYRPFYPSNAKVAQIDWKGSQLGHRAPLALGLVGTVKETIAALLPRLTRKTQRRFLENALKHYAAARKGLDDLAVAEPPGRAIHPQYLTKIVDEVAAEDAIFTADVGTPTLWAARYLTMNGKRQLHGSFNHGSMANAMPQALGAQGAHPGRQVVSLSGDGGLSMLLGDLLTARQLKLPIKIVVYNNSLLGFVSMELKAAGYLDTNVDLSPTDFAAIAKGAGIFSVRVEHSENVEEALRMAFAHDGPAVVDVVTSKYELAMPPKIELAHAKGFSLFMLRAILSGRGDEIVELARTNLR comes from the coding sequence ATGGCAAGACAGACGATGGCGGAATACCTGGCGAAGACGCTGGCGGCAGCGGGCGTCGAGCGCATCTGGGGCGTGACGGGCGACAGCCTGAACGGGCTGTCGTTCAGCCTGAGCCAGATCGGCTCGATCCGCTGGATGCATACGCGGCACGAGGAAAGCGCCGCGTTCGCGGCCGGCGCGGATGCCGCGTCGACCGGGCGGCTCGCGGTGTGCGCGGGCAGTTGCGGCCCCGGCAACCTGCACCTGATCAACGGGTTGTACGACTGCCACCGCAATCACCAGCCGGTGCTCGCGATCGCCGCGCACATCCCGTCGACCGAGATCGGGCTCGGTTACTTCCAGGAAACCCATCCGCAGGAACTGTTCCGCGAGTGCAGCCATTTCGCGGAACTCGTGACGAACGCGTCGCAGTTCCCGCGCGTGCTCGCGCGCGCGATGCGCACCGCGATCGACGAGCGCGGCGTCGCGGTGATCGTGCTGCCGGGCGACATCGCGCTCGGCGACGGCCCGGAAGAGCTGCCTGCATGGAGCGAAGCGGCGCCGCCGTCGATCCTGCCGGCCGACGCCGATCTCGACCGGCTCGCGGCGCTGCTCAATGCGTCCGACGCGGTGACGCTGCTGTGCGGCAGCGGCACGCAGGGCGCGCACGACGAGGTGGTCGCGCTGGCCGACACGCTCGGCGCGCCGGTCGTGCATGCGTTGCGCGGCAAGCAGTTCGTCGAATGGGACAACCCGTTCGATGTCGGGATGACGGGGCTGATCGGCTTCAGCTCGGGCTATCACGCAATGGAGTCGTGCGACACGCTGCTGATGCTCGGCACGGATTTTCCGTACCGGCCGTTCTATCCGTCGAACGCGAAGGTCGCGCAGATCGACTGGAAAGGCTCGCAGCTCGGCCATCGCGCGCCGCTCGCGCTCGGCCTCGTCGGCACCGTGAAGGAAACGATCGCGGCGCTGCTGCCGCGCCTGACGCGCAAGACGCAGCGGCGTTTCCTCGAGAATGCGCTGAAGCATTACGCAGCCGCGCGCAAGGGGCTCGACGATCTCGCGGTGGCCGAGCCGCCGGGCCGCGCGATCCATCCGCAATACCTGACGAAGATCGTCGACGAAGTCGCGGCGGAAGACGCGATCTTCACGGCCGACGTCGGCACGCCGACGCTGTGGGCCGCGCGCTACCTGACGATGAACGGCAAGCGGCAACTGCACGGCTCGTTCAATCACGGCTCGATGGCGAATGCAATGCCGCAGGCGCTCGGCGCGCAGGGCGCGCATCCGGGCCGGCAGGTGGTGTCGCTGTCCGGCGACGGCGGGCTGTCGATGCTGCTCGGCGACCTGCTCACCGCACGCCAGCTCAAGCTGCCGATCAAGATCGTCGTGTACAACAACAGCCTGCTCGGCTTCGTGTCGATGGAGCTGAAGGCGGCCGGCTATCTCGACACGAACGTCGACCTGAGCCCGACCGATTTCGCGGCGATCGCGAAGGGCGCGGGCATCTTCAGCGTGCGCGTCGAGCACTCGGAGAACGTCGAGGAAGCGCTGCGCATGGCGTTCGCGCATGACGGGCCGGCCGTCGTCGACGTCGTCACGTCGAAGTACGAACTCGCGATGCCGCCGAAGATCGAACTCGCGCATGCGAAAGGCTTCAGCCTGTTCATGCTGCGCGCGATCCTCAGCGGTCGCGGCGACGAGATCGTCGAATTGGCGAGAACCAACCTGCGGTAA
- the blaOXA gene encoding OXA-1043 family class D beta-lactamase → MKHWRRALFTFAAGLLASATSDARPICTVVADAATGQMLVQQGDCATRVTPASTFKVAISLMGFDAGVLKDAHTPTLDFHAGYPDWGGAPWREPTDPARWMKLSVFWYSQQVTQALGQARCQQYTNAFGYGNADVTSRQGELNGVMGAWVNASLRISPLEQVGFMRKIANRTLPVSAHAYDMTERITLIDAQPGGWIVHGKTGTGSPGRKYDASHAYGWFVGWAAKGPRKLVFAYLIQDDERQTPNAGLRARDTFLATLPALAEAGRQQ, encoded by the coding sequence TTGAAGCACTGGCGCCGCGCGCTGTTCACCTTCGCCGCCGGCCTTCTGGCCAGCGCGACGTCCGATGCCCGCCCGATCTGCACCGTCGTCGCCGACGCCGCCACCGGCCAGATGCTCGTGCAGCAAGGCGACTGCGCGACCCGCGTAACGCCGGCGTCGACGTTCAAGGTCGCCATCAGCCTGATGGGCTTCGACGCGGGCGTCCTGAAGGACGCGCACACCCCGACGCTCGACTTCCACGCCGGCTACCCCGACTGGGGCGGCGCGCCGTGGCGCGAGCCGACCGATCCGGCACGCTGGATGAAGCTGTCGGTGTTCTGGTACTCGCAGCAGGTCACGCAGGCGCTCGGGCAGGCACGCTGCCAGCAGTACACGAACGCGTTCGGCTACGGCAACGCGGACGTGACCAGCCGGCAGGGTGAACTGAACGGCGTGATGGGCGCATGGGTCAACGCGTCGCTGCGCATCTCGCCGCTCGAACAGGTCGGCTTCATGCGCAAGATCGCGAACCGGACGCTGCCCGTCAGCGCGCACGCGTACGACATGACCGAGCGCATCACGCTGATCGACGCGCAGCCCGGCGGCTGGATCGTGCACGGCAAGACGGGCACCGGGTCGCCGGGGCGCAAGTACGATGCATCGCACGCGTACGGCTGGTTCGTCGGCTGGGCGGCCAAGGGGCCGCGCAAGCTCGTGTTCGCGTACCTGATACAGGACGACGAGCGGCAGACGCCGAATGCCGGCCTGCGCGCACGCGATACGTTCCTGGCGACGCTGCCGGCCCTCGCCGAAGCGGGCAGGCAGCAATGA
- a CDS encoding LysR family transcriptional regulator → MQRTDIGELTSFITIAEQRSFSGAARILGVSPSALSHTIRHLEARLGVRLFNRTTRSVALTEAGEQLLVRVRPAVADLEDALNDAATARNRPSGQIRISASEAASRPLIRHVLPAFVARYPDIHVEFVTDSRLIDIVEHGFDAGIRVHEDVPRDMIAVRFGGPMRFVAVASPDYLSRHAAPESPQDLTLHACIRYRFESGALYRWDLMRDGKRVSVDVDGPLTLGNQTLMIDAALAGIGIAWVTEARVAEHLASGRLVQVLPEWSQLFDSLCLYYPANRHPPAALRLFVEAVREWVAAGCEAAPG, encoded by the coding sequence ATGCAGCGCACCGACATCGGCGAACTCACCAGCTTCATCACGATCGCGGAGCAGCGCAGCTTCAGCGGCGCGGCGCGCATCCTGGGTGTGTCGCCGTCGGCGCTGAGCCATACGATCCGCCATCTCGAAGCACGGCTCGGCGTGCGCCTGTTCAACCGCACGACGCGCTCGGTCGCGCTGACGGAGGCCGGTGAACAGTTGCTGGTGCGCGTGCGGCCCGCGGTGGCCGATCTCGAGGACGCGCTGAACGACGCCGCGACCGCCCGCAACCGCCCGTCCGGCCAGATCCGGATCAGCGCGTCGGAGGCTGCGTCGCGCCCGCTGATCCGGCATGTGCTGCCGGCCTTCGTCGCCCGCTACCCGGACATCCACGTCGAGTTCGTCACCGATTCGCGGCTGATCGACATCGTCGAACACGGGTTCGACGCCGGCATCCGCGTTCACGAGGACGTGCCGCGCGACATGATCGCCGTGCGCTTCGGCGGCCCGATGCGCTTCGTCGCGGTCGCATCGCCCGACTACCTGTCGCGCCACGCCGCGCCGGAAAGCCCGCAGGACCTCACGCTCCACGCGTGCATCCGCTACCGCTTCGAAAGCGGCGCGCTTTATCGCTGGGACCTGATGCGCGACGGCAAGCGCGTGAGCGTCGATGTCGACGGGCCGTTGACGCTCGGCAACCAGACGCTGATGATCGACGCGGCGCTGGCCGGCATCGGGATCGCGTGGGTCACGGAAGCGCGCGTCGCCGAGCATCTGGCATCGGGGCGGCTGGTGCAGGTACTGCCCGAGTGGAGCCAGTTGTTCGACAGTCTGTGCCTTTACTATCCGGCGAACCGGCATCCGCCGGCGGCGTTGCGGCTGTTCGTCGAGGCCGTGCGAGAGTGGGTGGCGGCCGGGTGCGAAGCGGCGCCGGGCTGA
- a CDS encoding acyltransferase family protein: MSAGPRNARIDLLRGVSIVLVLLHHFNIPYSLRDTSLARVFGWDAVHAVARNGNYGVTMFFVISGYLITSNARHRWGNLGAIDVRTFYVSRVARIVPCLLLLLALVNGLAAAGVPIFQNHAPEGIAASFWLVNLASLTFWMNVLIGAYGWVNYALGVLWSLSVEEVFYLSFPLLCIALRRDARLAAFWVIVAAIGPVYRFTHAGDEGGFLYAYFASFDGIAIGCCTALLAERASWQRLAAPLVQGLVAAAMAALYLAWPIAESHVAGVTAMALGTAVLLIGAHVNGTRAQGRLLAPLRRAGTLSYELYLFHLIVLGGLRTFWPPSGMHGDGKLGLLVAYLALSAALSAAIARGYATPLDRFIKRVASRPSARVPDGAQL, translated from the coding sequence ATGAGCGCCGGCCCGCGCAACGCGCGGATCGACCTGCTGCGCGGCGTGTCGATCGTGCTCGTCCTGCTGCATCACTTCAACATCCCCTACTCGCTGCGCGACACGTCGCTCGCACGCGTATTCGGCTGGGATGCGGTGCATGCGGTGGCGCGCAACGGCAACTACGGCGTGACGATGTTCTTCGTGATTTCCGGCTACCTGATCACGTCGAATGCGCGGCACCGCTGGGGCAACCTCGGCGCGATCGACGTGCGCACTTTCTACGTGTCACGCGTCGCGCGCATCGTGCCGTGCCTGCTCCTGCTGCTCGCGCTGGTCAACGGCCTCGCGGCGGCCGGCGTGCCGATCTTCCAGAACCACGCGCCGGAGGGTATCGCCGCATCGTTCTGGCTCGTGAATCTCGCGTCGCTCACGTTCTGGATGAACGTGCTGATCGGTGCATACGGGTGGGTCAACTACGCGCTCGGCGTGCTGTGGTCGCTGTCGGTCGAAGAGGTGTTCTATCTATCGTTTCCGCTGTTGTGCATCGCGTTGCGCCGCGATGCACGGCTGGCCGCGTTCTGGGTGATCGTCGCCGCGATCGGGCCCGTGTACCGCTTCACGCACGCCGGCGACGAAGGCGGGTTCCTCTATGCGTACTTTGCGTCGTTCGACGGGATCGCGATCGGCTGCTGCACCGCGTTGCTAGCCGAACGCGCAAGCTGGCAACGGTTGGCCGCGCCGCTCGTGCAGGGTCTCGTCGCGGCGGCGATGGCCGCGCTTTACCTGGCCTGGCCGATCGCGGAAAGCCACGTCGCCGGCGTCACGGCGATGGCGCTCGGCACCGCCGTGCTGCTGATCGGCGCGCACGTCAACGGCACGCGCGCGCAGGGCCGCCTGCTCGCGCCGTTGCGCCGGGCCGGCACGCTGAGCTACGAGCTGTACCTGTTTCACCTGATCGTGCTCGGCGGGTTGCGCACATTCTGGCCGCCGTCGGGCATGCACGGCGACGGCAAGCTCGGGTTGCTCGTCGCGTATCTGGCGCTGTCGGCCGCATTGAGCGCAGCGATCGCGCGCGGCTATGCGACACCGCTCGACCGCTTCATCAAGCGGGTCGCGTCGCGGCCTTCAGCGCGTGTGCCGGACGGCGCGCAGCTCTAG
- a CDS encoding aldo/keto reductase, whose product MQKRMLGKSGLEVSAIGLGCMGLSYGYGPATDKASGIALIRTAFERGVTFFDTAEAYGPFVNEELVGEAVAPFRDQVVIATKFGFEDGLPMKGVDSRPSHIRDVADAALKRLKVDRIDLFYQHRVDPNVPIEDVAGTVKDLIREGKVAHFGLSEAGEQTIRRAHAVQPVAALQSEYSLWWREPEARILPTLEELGIGFVPFSPLGKGFLTGAIDANTTFAENDFRNIVPRFSEDNRKANAGLVDLIGRIATDKGVTRAQIALAWLLARQPWIVPIPGTTKLHRLDENVGAADVVLTADDLAAIETALQQIRIVGERYPAQLQQRVDR is encoded by the coding sequence ATGCAAAAGCGCATGCTTGGTAAGAGCGGCCTCGAAGTCTCGGCAATCGGGCTCGGCTGCATGGGATTGAGTTACGGCTACGGCCCCGCGACCGACAAGGCGAGCGGCATCGCGCTGATTCGCACCGCGTTCGAGCGCGGCGTGACGTTCTTCGACACGGCGGAAGCGTATGGCCCGTTCGTCAACGAGGAACTGGTCGGCGAGGCGGTCGCGCCGTTTCGCGACCAGGTCGTGATCGCGACCAAGTTCGGTTTCGAGGACGGCCTGCCGATGAAGGGCGTCGACAGCCGGCCGTCGCATATCCGCGATGTGGCCGACGCAGCGCTGAAGCGGCTGAAGGTCGATCGCATCGACCTGTTCTACCAGCACCGCGTCGATCCGAACGTACCGATCGAAGACGTGGCCGGCACGGTCAAGGACCTGATCCGCGAGGGCAAGGTCGCGCACTTCGGGCTGTCGGAAGCCGGTGAGCAGACGATCCGCCGCGCGCACGCGGTGCAGCCGGTCGCCGCGCTGCAAAGCGAGTATTCGCTGTGGTGGCGCGAGCCGGAGGCGCGGATCCTGCCGACGCTCGAGGAACTCGGGATCGGCTTCGTGCCGTTCAGCCCGCTCGGGAAAGGCTTCCTGACCGGCGCGATCGATGCGAACACGACCTTTGCCGAGAACGATTTCCGCAATATCGTGCCGCGCTTCTCCGAGGACAACCGCAAGGCCAATGCGGGCCTCGTCGATCTGATCGGCCGCATCGCGACCGATAAAGGTGTGACGCGCGCACAGATCGCGCTGGCCTGGCTGCTGGCCCGCCAGCCGTGGATCGTGCCGATTCCGGGCACGACGAAGCTGCACCGGCTCGACGAGAACGTCGGCGCGGCCGACGTCGTGCTGACGGCCGACGATCTCGCCGCGATCGAGACCGCGCTGCAGCAGATCAGGATCGTCGGCGAGCGTTATCCCGCGCAGTTGCAGCAGCGCGTCGATCGCTGA
- a CDS encoding class I SAM-dependent methyltransferase, with protein sequence MMWPNAWRVSALFVREWVGRPAAVGALCPSSRHLAREMADAVPDGDGLVVELGGGTGAITAALLERGVAPRRLVVVERSSAFVQHLRRRFPGISIVSGDARQLERLLPPDARVDAIVSCLPLRTLPREDVTAIIDQCHRVLSADGVMIQFTYDLRPPGRHPLGDSAFVACGSRIVWANIPPARIVTVRSITAEHAK encoded by the coding sequence ATGATGTGGCCGAATGCGTGGCGTGTCTCGGCACTGTTCGTGCGTGAGTGGGTCGGCCGTCCGGCCGCGGTAGGGGCGTTGTGTCCGAGTTCGCGGCACCTGGCGCGCGAGATGGCCGATGCCGTGCCGGACGGCGACGGGCTCGTTGTCGAGCTCGGCGGCGGCACCGGCGCGATCACTGCGGCGTTGCTCGAGCGCGGCGTCGCGCCACGGCGCCTCGTCGTGGTCGAACGCTCGTCGGCGTTCGTCCAGCACCTGCGACGACGCTTTCCGGGCATCTCGATCGTATCGGGCGACGCGCGGCAGCTCGAGCGGCTGCTGCCGCCCGATGCGCGCGTTGACGCGATCGTGTCGTGCCTGCCGCTGCGAACGCTGCCACGCGAGGACGTGACGGCGATCATCGATCAGTGCCACCGCGTGCTGTCGGCCGACGGCGTGATGATCCAGTTCACGTACGACCTGCGGCCGCCCGGCCGCCATCCGCTGGGCGATTCGGCATTTGTTGCTTGCGGCAGCCGGATCGTCTGGGCAAACATTCCGCCCGCGCGCATCGTGACCGTGCGCAGCATCACCGCCGAACACGCGAAATGA
- a CDS encoding porin yields the protein MKKTLTALAVTATFAAPVFAQSSVTLYGVIDEGLNYTNNVGTGHVYEMASGYAQGSRWGLKGSEDLGGGMKAIFQLENGFDVNTGRLNQGGRMFGRQAYVGLSQTQYGTLTFGRQYDSVVDYLAPTTANGNWGGYLLAHPFDNDNTDNSFRLDNTVKYASPNFGGFTFGGAYSFSNSTNFSDNRAYSFGAQYQNNGLLIGAAYLQANHPGDGSAGAITANDASYIAERMRVFGAGINYTFGQATVGFAYTNSNYKNPTGNGYLGTPGAIIAPGATVSAIKYQNFEVNGSYQITPAFMVGAQYVLSLEKYDASTGNAKPKIHSAGLMADYNLSKRTDVYVQAAYQHIAGDKTNSILDNAFIPGTDAPSSTSNQVAVRLALRHKF from the coding sequence ATGAAAAAGACCCTGACGGCGCTCGCCGTAACGGCAACCTTCGCAGCCCCCGTGTTCGCGCAAAGCAGCGTCACGCTGTACGGCGTGATCGACGAAGGCCTGAACTACACGAACAACGTCGGCACCGGCCACGTCTACGAAATGGCGAGCGGCTACGCGCAAGGCAGCCGCTGGGGCCTGAAGGGCAGCGAGGATCTCGGCGGCGGCATGAAGGCGATCTTCCAGCTCGAAAACGGCTTCGACGTGAACACCGGCCGGCTCAACCAGGGCGGCCGCATGTTCGGCCGCCAGGCGTACGTCGGCCTGAGCCAGACGCAATACGGCACGCTGACGTTCGGCCGCCAGTACGACTCCGTCGTCGACTATCTCGCGCCGACCACCGCCAACGGCAACTGGGGCGGCTACCTGCTCGCGCACCCGTTCGACAACGACAACACCGACAACTCGTTCCGCCTCGACAACACGGTGAAATACGCGAGCCCGAACTTCGGCGGCTTCACGTTCGGCGGCGCATACAGCTTCAGCAACAGCACGAACTTCTCGGACAACCGCGCGTACAGCTTCGGCGCGCAGTACCAGAACAACGGCCTGCTGATCGGCGCCGCGTACCTGCAGGCGAACCACCCGGGAGACGGCTCGGCCGGCGCGATCACCGCGAACGACGCGAGCTACATCGCCGAGCGCATGCGCGTGTTCGGCGCGGGTATCAACTACACGTTCGGCCAGGCGACGGTCGGCTTCGCGTACACGAACTCGAACTACAAGAATCCGACCGGCAACGGTTACCTCGGCACGCCGGGCGCGATCATCGCACCGGGTGCAACGGTCAGCGCGATCAAGTACCAGAACTTCGAGGTGAACGGTTCGTACCAGATCACACCGGCGTTCATGGTCGGCGCGCAGTACGTGCTGTCGCTCGAGAAGTACGACGCATCGACCGGCAATGCGAAGCCGAAGATCCACTCGGCCGGGCTGATGGCCGACTACAACCTGTCGAAGCGCACCGACGTGTACGTGCAGGCCGCGTACCAGCACATCGCCGGCGACAAGACGAACTCGATCCTCGACAACGCGTTCATCCCCGGCACCGACGCGCCGTCGTCGACGTCGAACCAGGTGGCCGTGCGTCTCGCGCTGCGCCACAAGTTCTGA
- a CDS encoding alkaline phosphatase → MNRIKTVALLCAGAFALAGCGSDDGPTSTSPTQPPVQTAARNVIFFLGDGMGMTTLTAARIYGVGEDGALTIDTLPETAFVKTYSNDAQVTDSAPSMSAYMTGVKTNNEVISMSPDTKAIEPSASLTGNCGANNGKSATTLLEIAKAKGWATGVVTTTRVTHATPAATYAHVCHRDAENDIAAQLVPGGAGYNGALGDGVDVVLGGGTQFFVPKDGGGKRTDGRNLVNELKAKGYAFAQNRDDLLAADATKSGKLVGLFSSSHMSYDLDRGATKEPSLTDMATRALDVLQKNSNGYFLMVEGGRIDHALHDTNAKRALQDTVAFDNAIKATIDKVRKTDPDLKNTLIVVTADHDHTLVLNGYAARTGKTEAGKPGVLGVLRSYQTGAIAKDADGAPYTIIGFGNGENRVQGSRAGTALTDAVTGADDYRQEAVVRMDKGNETHGGTDVFLGAIGRGADAFHGVIENNKVFELVRNAVQL, encoded by the coding sequence ATGAATCGAATCAAAACGGTGGCGCTGCTGTGTGCGGGCGCCTTTGCACTTGCCGGATGCGGCAGCGACGACGGCCCGACCAGCACGTCGCCCACCCAGCCGCCCGTTCAGACGGCGGCGCGCAACGTGATCTTCTTCCTCGGCGACGGGATGGGGATGACGACGCTGACGGCCGCACGTATCTACGGCGTCGGTGAAGACGGCGCGCTCACGATCGATACGCTGCCGGAAACCGCGTTCGTGAAGACCTACTCGAACGATGCGCAGGTGACGGACAGCGCGCCGTCGATGTCGGCGTACATGACCGGCGTGAAGACCAACAACGAAGTGATCTCGATGTCGCCCGACACGAAGGCGATCGAGCCGAGCGCGAGCCTGACCGGCAACTGCGGCGCGAACAACGGCAAATCGGCGACGACGCTGCTTGAAATCGCGAAGGCGAAGGGCTGGGCCACCGGCGTCGTGACGACCACGCGCGTCACGCACGCGACGCCTGCTGCAACCTACGCACACGTGTGCCATCGCGATGCCGAGAACGACATCGCGGCGCAGCTCGTGCCGGGCGGCGCGGGCTACAACGGCGCGCTGGGCGACGGCGTCGACGTCGTGCTCGGCGGCGGCACGCAATTCTTCGTGCCGAAGGACGGCGGCGGCAAGCGCACCGACGGGCGCAACCTGGTCAACGAGCTGAAGGCGAAGGGCTATGCGTTCGCGCAGAACCGCGACGACCTGCTGGCGGCCGATGCGACGAAGAGCGGCAAGCTGGTCGGCCTGTTCTCGTCGAGCCACATGAGCTACGACCTCGATCGCGGCGCGACCAAGGAGCCGAGCCTCACCGACATGGCGACGCGCGCGCTCGACGTGCTGCAGAAGAATTCGAACGGCTATTTCCTGATGGTCGAAGGCGGCCGGATCGATCACGCGCTGCACGACACCAACGCGAAGCGCGCGCTGCAGGATACGGTCGCGTTCGACAACGCGATCAAGGCGACGATCGACAAGGTGCGCAAGACCGATCCCGACCTGAAGAACACGCTGATCGTCGTCACGGCCGACCACGACCACACGCTGGTGCTGAACGGCTATGCGGCGCGCACTGGCAAGACCGAGGCGGGCAAGCCCGGCGTGCTGGGCGTGCTGCGCAGCTACCAGACGGGCGCGATCGCGAAGGACGCGGACGGCGCGCCGTACACGATCATCGGCTTCGGCAACGGCGAGAACCGCGTGCAGGGCAGCCGCGCGGGCACCGCGCTCACCGATGCGGTGACGGGCGCCGACGACTATCGCCAGGAGGCGGTCGTGCGGATGGACAAGGGCAACGAGACGCACGGCGGCACCGATGTGTTCCTCGGTGCGATCGGCCGCGGCGCGGATGCGTTCCACGGCGTGATCGAGAACAACAAGGTCTTCGAGCTGGTGCGCAACGCGGTGCAGCTGTGA
- a CDS encoding GNAT family N-acetyltransferase yields MAIEIRAYEASDLHTLSAIWFDASLHAHPFLGEARLREQRTLVEKIYLPDAETWVACRAGEPVGFIGLLDTSIGGLFVAPSMHGHGIGRALVEHALALKGALDLEVYADNRDARAFYTRLGFEEISRRDEDDEGLPFANIRMRATR; encoded by the coding sequence ATGGCAATCGAAATTCGCGCCTACGAGGCATCTGACCTGCACACGCTGTCGGCCATCTGGTTCGACGCATCGCTGCACGCGCATCCGTTTCTGGGCGAGGCGCGGCTGCGCGAGCAGCGCACGCTGGTCGAGAAGATCTATCTGCCCGACGCGGAAACCTGGGTCGCGTGCCGTGCCGGCGAACCGGTCGGCTTCATTGGCCTGCTCGACACGTCGATCGGCGGATTGTTCGTCGCGCCGTCGATGCACGGCCACGGGATCGGCCGCGCGCTGGTCGAGCATGCGCTCGCGCTCAAGGGCGCGCTCGATCTCGAGGTGTATGCCGACAATCGCGATGCCCGTGCGTTTTACACGCGGCTCGGCTTCGAGGAAATTTCGCGGCGCGACGAGGACGACGAAGGCTTGCCGTTCGCGAACATCCGGATGCGCGCCACGCGCTGA
- a CDS encoding alkaline phosphatase, whose product MSTIKCIAAALAVAGFACGAAQAAGQAKNVIFFLGDGMGPTTVTASRIYKVGESGQLTMEKLARTARIKTFSNDAQTTDSAPSMAAYMTGVKMNNEVLSMSSDTRAVAPGNDANGNKTVNNCAPGNGQPVATLLELAKARGKAVGAITTTELTHATPAATYSHICHRDAQYDIAAQAAPGGAGYNAALGDGVDVLMGGGRNHWTPFDAATNKRGRADGRNLLNEMKAKGYTVVATKDQLAQAGNGKLVGLFSSTSHLEYELDRVAGKGEGPSQPSLAEMTSKAIDVLSKNSNGYFLMVEGGRIDHALHGTNAKRALEDTAAFDEAIRVALSKVDLSNTLIVVTADHDHTMTINGYSKRGNPILDISRNYRDGQPSKDADGNTYTTLVFGNGANRPNVRTSVDSATATNEAYLQEVGVRMGSAGSETHGGGDVMLFADGADAKAFKGTIDNTKVFGLVRSAFGF is encoded by the coding sequence ATGTCGACCATCAAGTGCATCGCGGCGGCGCTGGCCGTCGCGGGTTTCGCGTGCGGCGCGGCGCAGGCCGCCGGCCAGGCGAAGAACGTGATTTTCTTTCTCGGCGACGGCATGGGGCCGACGACCGTGACGGCGAGCCGGATCTACAAGGTCGGTGAGTCGGGACAACTGACGATGGAGAAGCTGGCGCGCACCGCGCGCATCAAGACCTTCTCGAACGACGCGCAGACGACCGACAGCGCGCCGTCGATGGCCGCGTACATGACCGGCGTGAAGATGAACAACGAAGTGCTGTCGATGTCGTCGGACACGCGCGCGGTCGCGCCGGGCAACGACGCGAACGGCAACAAGACGGTGAACAACTGCGCGCCGGGCAACGGCCAGCCGGTCGCGACGCTGCTGGAGCTGGCGAAGGCGCGTGGCAAGGCGGTCGGCGCGATCACGACGACCGAACTGACGCACGCGACGCCGGCCGCGACCTATTCGCACATCTGCCATCGCGACGCGCAGTACGACATCGCCGCGCAGGCGGCGCCGGGCGGCGCGGGCTACAACGCGGCGCTCGGCGACGGCGTCGACGTGCTGATGGGCGGCGGCCGCAACCACTGGACGCCGTTCGACGCGGCAACCAACAAGCGCGGCCGCGCGGACGGACGCAACCTGCTCAACGAGATGAAGGCGAAGGGCTATACGGTCGTCGCCACGAAGGATCAGCTCGCGCAGGCCGGCAACGGCAAGCTGGTCGGTTTGTTCAGTTCGACGAGCCATCTTGAATACGAGCTTGACCGCGTCGCGGGCAAGGGCGAAGGCCCGTCGCAGCCGAGCCTCGCCGAGATGACGTCGAAGGCGATCGACGTGCTGTCGAAGAATTCGAACGGCTATTTCCTGATGGTCGAGGGCGGCCGGATCGATCACGCGCTGCACGGCACCAACGCGAAGCGCGCACTCGAAGACACGGCCGCATTCGACGAAGCGATTCGCGTCGCGCTGTCGAAGGTCGACCTGTCGAACACGCTGATCGTCGTGACGGCCGACCACGACCACACGATGACGATCAACGGCTATTCGAAGCGTGGCAACCCGATTCTGGACATCAGCCGCAACTACCGCGACGGCCAGCCGAGCAAGGACGCCGACGGCAATACCTACACGACGCTGGTGTTCGGCAACGGCGCGAACCGGCCGAACGTGCGCACGTCGGTCGATTCGGCCACGGCGACGAACGAGGCGTATCTGCAGGAAGTCGGCGTGCGGATGGGCAGCGCGGGTTCGGAAACGCACGGCGGCGGCGACGTGATGCTGTTCGCCGACGGCGCGGATGCGAAGGCGTTCAAGGGCACGATCGACAACACGAAGGTGTTCGGTCTCGTGCGCTCGGCGTTCGGTTTCTGA